One window of Polyangiaceae bacterium genomic DNA carries:
- a CDS encoding PAS domain S-box protein, whose amino-acid sequence MQQWFRDLVNPTGAPTLLLEAETVIAATPAALKLLDCDEAAVVGLSLEEFSGPDEHPVQTRDGAVRRGAFSTHSIPSSPQHRLLVLAPPPAPPDLPLASALDAIVDYALLTLDPEGHVASWNAGATALKGYTREEATGLHLSAFYTPEDIAARKPDLELTEATQKGRYEDEGWRVRKDGSRFWANVTITPVLEAATLIGYCKVTRDLTARHEAEERFQAAVEASPTGMVMVDLDGRILLANARLEQLFGYCRADLLGKSIDDLVPDRFRAGHAEHRARFSEESGSRSMGVGRDLYGLRADGSEFPVEIGLNPINTTRGRCVMASVVDITERQRAADELRRSNVELEHFAAVASHDLQEPLRMVSSFVELLGQRYGDQLDEKANRYIYFAVDGAKRMQHLVNDLLEYSRAGATTRPLRPVALGPIIANVQRVLRAVIVSKRATVRVDEFPTILGDEPQLQRVFQNLLSNALKFSDPARAPEIRIEVEGDASWWTIRVVDNGVGFSMDSAEAIFQMFHRLPATEVQGSGIGLATVRRIMERHGGQIQAESKPGEGATFILTFPNAQLEDRAHD is encoded by the coding sequence GTGCAGCAGTGGTTCCGGGACCTGGTCAACCCCACCGGGGCGCCCACGTTGCTGCTCGAGGCAGAGACAGTCATTGCCGCAACGCCGGCAGCCCTCAAACTTCTCGACTGCGATGAGGCGGCGGTCGTTGGACTCTCACTCGAGGAGTTCAGCGGGCCTGACGAGCACCCAGTCCAGACTCGGGACGGAGCGGTGCGCCGGGGGGCGTTCTCGACACACAGCATCCCATCCTCTCCGCAGCATCGACTGCTGGTCCTCGCTCCACCTCCCGCACCGCCGGATCTCCCACTAGCAAGCGCCCTCGACGCAATCGTCGACTACGCTCTGTTGACGCTCGACCCCGAGGGTCATGTCGCAAGCTGGAACGCCGGAGCCACGGCGCTCAAGGGCTACACGCGAGAAGAAGCAACGGGCCTCCACCTCTCGGCTTTCTACACTCCCGAGGACATTGCCGCCCGGAAACCCGATCTGGAGCTAACCGAGGCGACCCAGAAGGGGCGCTACGAGGACGAAGGCTGGAGAGTGCGCAAGGACGGCTCACGTTTCTGGGCGAACGTGACCATCACGCCAGTACTAGAAGCCGCCACCTTGATCGGGTACTGCAAGGTCACGCGGGACCTCACCGCGCGACACGAAGCGGAGGAGCGCTTCCAAGCGGCGGTCGAAGCGTCCCCAACGGGGATGGTCATGGTGGACCTCGACGGACGGATCCTGCTCGCGAACGCCCGTCTTGAGCAGCTGTTCGGGTACTGCCGAGCCGACCTGCTGGGGAAGTCCATCGACGACTTGGTCCCCGACAGGTTCAGGGCCGGGCACGCGGAGCACCGGGCGCGCTTCTCCGAGGAGTCCGGATCCCGCTCGATGGGCGTGGGGCGGGACCTCTATGGGCTACGTGCCGACGGCAGCGAGTTTCCGGTGGAGATAGGCCTGAACCCCATAAACACGACGCGGGGCCGATGCGTGATGGCTTCCGTGGTCGATATTACCGAGCGGCAACGCGCTGCAGACGAACTGCGTCGCAGCAACGTCGAACTCGAGCATTTCGCCGCGGTCGCTTCTCATGATCTCCAGGAACCGTTGCGTATGGTGAGCAGCTTCGTCGAGCTGCTCGGACAACGCTACGGAGATCAGCTCGACGAGAAGGCGAACCGATACATCTACTTCGCCGTGGACGGCGCCAAACGCATGCAACACTTGGTGAACGATCTGCTCGAGTACTCGCGCGCGGGTGCGACGACACGCCCGCTGCGCCCAGTAGCGCTCGGTCCGATCATCGCCAACGTGCAGCGAGTGCTACGAGCGGTGATCGTGAGCAAACGAGCGACGGTGCGCGTCGACGAGTTCCCTACCATCCTGGGAGACGAACCGCAGTTGCAGCGCGTCTTCCAGAACTTGCTCTCCAACGCGCTGAAGTTCTCGGACCCCGCTCGCGCCCCCGAGATTCGGATCGAGGTGGAAGGCGACGCCAGCTGGTGGACCATCCGCGTGGTGGACAACGGCGTGGGTTTTTCCATGGACTCTGCGGAGGCGATCTTTCAGATGTTTCATCGCCTGCCCGCGACCGAGGTGCAGGGCAGCGGGATTGGTTTGGCCACGGTCAGGCGGATTATGGAGCGCCACGGCGGGCAGATCCAGGCGGAATCGAAGCCCGGCGAAGGAGCAACGTTCATCCTGACTTTCCCCAACGCGCAACTGGAGGATCGTGCCCACGACTAG
- the dauA gene encoding C4-dicarboxylic acid transporter DauA: MARTRYVGSEEGLALQHLPASALRAVLREGYGWRALRADVLAGVVVGIVALPLAMALAIGVGVPPQQGLATAVVAGIVVALLGGSRTQVTGPTAAFIVVLSPIYARFGLAGLLVSGLLAGFILVGLGLLRLGRLIEFVPYPVTTGFTAGIAVVIAVLQLKDVFGLTLTRTPPDFLERVAVMFEARHTASLWEVGVAGLTLVLLLGVPRLTRRFPAPLVALPVASLAAAASKRWGGVEIATIATRFHTEIDQKLVHGIPQLPPLPMLPWRATSPGANNVDFSHETLRALISGALAIAMLGAIESLLSAVVADGMARTKHDPDSELIAQGVGNIIAPFFGGIPATGAIARTATNIRGGARSPIAAVVHSLTVLSAVLVLAPLLGYLPMAALAALLLTVAWNMSEARHFVHMLRIAPKSDVAVLLTCFSLTVCFDMVVGVSVGMLLASLLFMRRMAEVTRVGQTELRDSAPKAVLPEGCVTYEISGPLFFGAAQKAMAALTVVDPGTRWVILDVQQVNAIDATGLVALESALQELHASGCSVRLAGVQAQPLTALRKAKLEETAGVEIFPDLDAAVSTLPLGAVLNRP; encoded by the coding sequence ATGGCGCGCACGCGGTATGTCGGATCCGAGGAGGGGCTCGCGCTGCAACACCTCCCGGCCTCCGCCCTGCGGGCTGTGCTCCGTGAAGGTTACGGGTGGCGTGCCCTCAGGGCAGACGTACTGGCGGGAGTCGTGGTTGGTATCGTGGCGCTGCCGCTCGCGATGGCGCTGGCGATCGGGGTCGGGGTGCCTCCGCAGCAGGGGCTCGCGACAGCGGTTGTTGCCGGGATCGTGGTGGCCCTGCTCGGTGGCTCACGCACTCAAGTCACCGGCCCGACCGCGGCGTTCATCGTCGTGCTCTCACCGATTTACGCACGCTTCGGGCTAGCGGGGCTACTGGTCTCGGGTTTGCTCGCCGGCTTCATCCTGGTGGGCTTGGGGTTGTTGCGGCTGGGGCGCTTGATCGAATTCGTGCCGTATCCGGTGACCACGGGTTTCACCGCGGGGATCGCTGTCGTCATCGCGGTGCTCCAGCTGAAGGACGTGTTTGGCCTCACGCTGACCCGTACCCCGCCCGACTTCCTAGAGCGTGTGGCCGTGATGTTCGAGGCGCGACACACCGCGAGTCTTTGGGAGGTAGGCGTCGCAGGCCTGACGCTCGTACTGCTGCTGGGTGTGCCTCGGCTTACGCGACGATTTCCCGCACCGCTGGTTGCGCTCCCCGTGGCTTCGCTTGCAGCCGCCGCCTCCAAGCGTTGGGGTGGTGTCGAGATCGCGACCATCGCGACACGGTTTCACACGGAAATCGATCAGAAGCTAGTCCACGGGATCCCGCAGCTCCCCCCGTTGCCGATGTTGCCTTGGAGAGCCACCTCTCCGGGGGCCAACAATGTCGACTTTTCCCACGAGACGCTGCGTGCGCTCATTTCGGGCGCCCTGGCGATTGCGATGCTCGGCGCCATCGAGTCACTGCTGTCCGCGGTCGTTGCAGACGGCATGGCGAGGACCAAGCACGATCCGGATTCCGAGCTGATTGCTCAGGGGGTTGGGAACATCATCGCGCCGTTCTTCGGTGGGATCCCGGCGACTGGCGCCATCGCTCGCACGGCCACGAACATCCGGGGTGGAGCGCGATCCCCCATCGCTGCCGTGGTGCACTCGCTCACCGTGCTGTCCGCCGTGTTGGTGCTTGCGCCGTTGCTAGGGTACCTACCCATGGCAGCGCTGGCAGCGTTGCTTCTCACAGTGGCGTGGAACATGTCCGAGGCGAGGCATTTCGTGCATATGCTGCGCATCGCGCCCAAGAGCGACGTCGCAGTGCTGCTCACCTGCTTCAGCCTGACCGTCTGCTTCGACATGGTCGTCGGTGTATCCGTAGGGATGCTACTCGCTTCTCTGCTGTTCATGCGTCGGATGGCGGAGGTAACCCGGGTCGGGCAAACCGAGCTTCGAGACTCGGCGCCCAAAGCCGTGTTGCCGGAAGGATGCGTGACGTATGAGATCTCCGGTCCGCTTTTCTTCGGTGCTGCGCAAAAGGCGATGGCAGCGCTCACGGTGGTGGATCCTGGAACTCGCTGGGTGATCCTCGACGTCCAGCAAGTGAATGCCATCGACGCAACTGGGCTCGTGGCCCTCGAGAGCGCGCTACAGGAACTCCACGCCAGCGGATGCTCCGTGCGCCTCGCCGGCGTGCAGGCTCAGCCGCTCACCGCCCTGCGTAAGGCCAAGCTGGAGGAAACTGCGGGCGTCGAGATCTTCCCGGATCTCGACGCCGCAGTGTCCACACTTCCGCTTGGTGCAGTGCTGAACCGACCGTGA
- a CDS encoding 5,10-methylenetetrahydrofolate reductase, which produces MDSGFGNARLTYGITPPKISYSEEKRRDTAALQSARIAALPVDALVVYDLQDESSRTDAKRPFPFLQAIDPLTYAYEYLGGVAQPKIVYRSVSGMTRETLVAWLGRLHELGGAAVLVGAPSQSQAVSLRLTDAYRARLEEAAGVPLGGVLIAERHESRGGEDERVLKKVEHGCSFFISQAVYSVTESKNLLSSLHYRCLAEERAVPPILVTLSPCGSKKTLEFMNWLGVSVPLWLQNELIHAHDILEKSVDLALSGFEELLDFAREKQIPLGCNVESVSLRKEEIEASVDMVHRVAKILGRG; this is translated from the coding sequence ATGGACTCCGGCTTTGGCAACGCGCGCCTCACGTATGGGATCACGCCTCCGAAGATTTCTTACTCCGAGGAGAAGCGTCGCGACACGGCGGCGCTGCAGAGCGCGCGCATCGCGGCGCTGCCCGTGGATGCCCTCGTCGTCTACGACCTGCAAGACGAGTCGAGTCGCACCGACGCGAAGCGGCCGTTTCCGTTCCTGCAGGCCATCGATCCGCTGACCTATGCCTATGAGTACCTGGGCGGCGTGGCCCAACCGAAGATCGTCTATCGCTCCGTCTCTGGGATGACGCGGGAGACGCTGGTCGCGTGGCTCGGTCGCCTGCACGAGCTCGGAGGTGCGGCGGTGTTGGTGGGTGCGCCTTCGCAGTCTCAAGCGGTGAGTCTGCGTTTGACCGATGCGTACCGTGCGCGTCTCGAGGAGGCAGCGGGGGTTCCGCTGGGCGGCGTGCTGATCGCCGAGCGCCACGAGTCCCGGGGAGGGGAAGACGAGCGGGTGCTGAAGAAGGTCGAGCACGGCTGTTCCTTCTTCATCTCCCAGGCGGTGTATTCGGTGACCGAGAGCAAGAACCTGCTCAGCTCGCTGCATTACCGCTGCTTGGCGGAGGAGCGAGCGGTTCCGCCCATCCTGGTGACGCTCAGCCCCTGCGGCTCGAAGAAGACCCTCGAGTTCATGAACTGGCTCGGCGTTTCCGTGCCTTTGTGGCTGCAGAATGAGCTGATCCACGCCCACGACATCCTGGAGAAGTCCGTGGACCTGGCCCTTTCAGGCTTTGAAGAGCTGCTCGATTTCGCCCGCGAGAAGCAGATCCCCCTCGGGTGCAACGTGGAGAGCGTTTCCTTGAGGAAGGAAGAGATCGAGGCGTCGGTGGATATGGTGCACCGGGTGGCGAAGATCTTGGGGCGAGGGTGA
- a CDS encoding VWA domain-containing protein translates to MDRSAYWFVALAVAACSSNDASLFGSDGTGGAGGAPGTCRSDKDCTAFGLLCDSASSRCVECLTETQCAQGAECLSGACRPITACSTSLDCPPGEVCDTATGRCYQCVFSADCEPGSVCLDRTCQTSGSGGTGTGGTGAGGSGAAGNGGTAASGSMGTGGTGSGGTGGTAASGNASSGGTTSTGGTTSTGGAPTGGSSGMSGSAGMSGSAGMSGGAGVSGSAGSASSGGSAGSSGGGSSGGGQGGTGGGGSCGDVFVLSDHSTSSRWVTERDGITAFLQQVTSATPRMGLTLLPVPASDPQIPSVCHTPADCGNYPPCNFLGQCDNGSINHDSCDVPDYTTPAVALESGNVAAASMMSAIAVNPYSGKTPLRPALEGTLAYVRSQARTGYRSAIVLITDGTPSSCLNNSLPNLISVATDAWQGTPQVAVYVIILDRTVHVDFVAEAGGTGSAYIAETPEAVADALEQILLAEGCQ, encoded by the coding sequence GTGGATCGCTCGGCCTATTGGTTTGTCGCCCTCGCCGTAGCAGCGTGCTCGAGCAACGACGCAAGTCTGTTTGGCAGCGACGGAACGGGCGGCGCTGGCGGTGCCCCCGGCACTTGTCGCAGCGACAAGGACTGCACGGCATTCGGGTTGCTGTGCGACTCGGCATCCAGTCGCTGCGTTGAATGCCTCACGGAAACTCAGTGTGCCCAAGGCGCAGAGTGCCTCTCGGGAGCCTGCCGTCCCATCACGGCCTGCTCAACATCACTCGACTGTCCACCGGGCGAAGTCTGCGACACGGCGACCGGCCGCTGCTACCAGTGCGTGTTTTCAGCAGACTGCGAACCAGGCTCCGTGTGCCTCGACCGCACTTGTCAAACCTCCGGCTCGGGTGGGACCGGAACGGGTGGCACTGGCGCAGGTGGATCCGGTGCCGCAGGTAACGGCGGAACCGCGGCGAGCGGGAGCATGGGCACCGGTGGGACTGGTTCTGGCGGCACGGGAGGAACCGCTGCAAGCGGCAACGCGAGCAGCGGGGGTACAACGAGCACAGGCGGCACAACGAGCACAGGCGGAGCGCCGACGGGCGGCAGTAGTGGCATGAGCGGCAGTGCTGGCATGAGCGGCAGTGCTGGCATGAGCGGCGGTGCTGGCGTGAGCGGCAGTGCTGGCAGTGCCTCGAGTGGAGGCAGCGCCGGCTCCAGCGGTGGCGGCAGCTCCGGAGGTGGACAGGGCGGAACCGGCGGAGGCGGTAGCTGCGGCGACGTATTCGTGTTGTCCGATCACTCCACCAGCAGTCGCTGGGTAACCGAACGTGATGGCATCACCGCGTTCCTCCAACAGGTCACGAGTGCGACCCCTCGCATGGGGCTCACGTTGCTGCCTGTCCCGGCAAGCGACCCGCAGATCCCAAGCGTTTGCCATACGCCCGCCGACTGCGGCAACTACCCTCCCTGCAACTTCCTGGGTCAGTGCGATAACGGATCGATTAATCACGATTCCTGCGACGTCCCAGACTACACGACCCCGGCGGTCGCGCTGGAGTCTGGCAACGTCGCCGCGGCGTCGATGATGAGCGCCATCGCCGTCAACCCGTACAGCGGGAAAACGCCTCTGCGACCCGCGCTCGAAGGCACGCTCGCGTACGTTCGCAGCCAGGCCAGAACCGGCTATCGCTCCGCAATCGTCCTGATCACCGACGGGACACCGAGCAGCTGCTTGAACAACAGCCTTCCGAATCTGATAAGCGTCGCGACTGACGCGTGGCAGGGCACACCCCAAGTGGCGGTTTACGTGATCATTCTCGATCGCACCGTGCACGTAGACTTCGTCGCAGAGGCAGGAGGCACTGGCAGCGCCTATATCGCCGAAACGCCTGAAGCCGTGGCGGACGCCCTCGAACAAATCCTATTGGCGGAGGGTTGCCAGTAG
- a CDS encoding adenylate/guanylate cyclase domain-containing protein, protein MSSASSNAPTVNASEEATSRWHKTLYSVRVPFSLLGALLFLSMWADGVETQRALPSAVIFLLWPHVWLLIGTLWLKRRRQAFLLNAVDGLLWVLIPATQWSLPLVNLGVTVLAINTIMTGGLGLLRKAMPFALIGLTCGALLFGLPDHVMAFSGRTWMLSALAVAIEGVLAASVANRAFQLLETTKSALATLNQELDQKVVERTASLAATNAAISRFVPVEFLHALGHDDVSTTKLGDVVERRITVLFADIRNFTSISEHYTPQQTFDFLNRCLSKIGPHIRAQSGFIDKYIGDAVMALFPDGAESAVRAALAMQREVRQFNLDHPSEVPLAVGIGIHQGAVMMGTIGEKERFEATVISDAVNLTARLEGLTKQLGCSILVSGDVAAELPEAMRDDSRLIGRFAVKGKRRPVEVHEIFEADEETFREGKRASQPRFLAAIACYQSGDAAGAAEELRHVAEAIPDDGPTNFWLSRLDQVIAKSRSHDALGVIALDQK, encoded by the coding sequence GTGAGTTCAGCATCTTCCAACGCGCCGACCGTCAATGCCTCCGAGGAGGCAACGAGTCGCTGGCACAAGACGCTCTACAGCGTGCGTGTGCCGTTCTCGTTGCTTGGGGCGTTGCTCTTCCTGTCGATGTGGGCCGATGGCGTGGAGACGCAGCGCGCGTTGCCGAGCGCCGTCATCTTCTTGCTGTGGCCCCATGTGTGGTTGTTGATCGGCACGCTCTGGCTCAAGCGGCGTCGGCAGGCATTCCTGCTGAATGCGGTGGATGGACTACTCTGGGTGCTCATCCCAGCGACTCAGTGGTCACTGCCCCTCGTGAACCTCGGCGTCACCGTGCTCGCCATCAACACGATCATGACGGGTGGGTTGGGCTTGCTGCGGAAAGCAATGCCATTCGCGTTGATCGGGCTGACCTGCGGGGCGCTGCTGTTTGGTTTGCCCGACCACGTGATGGCGTTCTCGGGGCGCACCTGGATGCTCTCCGCGCTTGCGGTGGCTATTGAAGGCGTCCTCGCGGCGAGTGTGGCGAATCGCGCGTTTCAGTTGCTGGAGACCACCAAGTCGGCGTTGGCGACGCTCAATCAGGAGCTGGACCAAAAGGTGGTTGAGCGCACAGCGTCCCTCGCCGCGACCAACGCGGCGATTTCACGCTTCGTGCCGGTGGAGTTTCTGCACGCCCTGGGTCACGACGACGTGTCCACCACCAAGCTGGGTGATGTCGTCGAGCGTCGCATCACGGTGCTGTTCGCGGATATTCGGAACTTCACGAGCATCTCCGAGCACTACACTCCTCAACAAACTTTCGATTTCCTCAATCGCTGTTTGTCGAAGATTGGGCCGCATATTCGCGCGCAGTCAGGCTTCATCGACAAGTACATTGGTGACGCGGTGATGGCGTTGTTTCCGGACGGAGCCGAAAGTGCAGTCCGTGCAGCCCTCGCAATGCAGCGTGAGGTGCGGCAGTTCAACTTGGATCATCCGAGCGAGGTGCCGCTGGCAGTTGGCATTGGCATCCACCAGGGTGCGGTGATGATGGGCACGATTGGTGAAAAAGAGCGCTTTGAGGCGACGGTGATCTCGGACGCGGTGAATTTGACTGCGCGCCTGGAGGGCCTCACCAAGCAGCTCGGTTGCAGCATCCTCGTGAGCGGCGATGTCGCCGCGGAGCTGCCCGAAGCGATGCGCGACGACTCGCGCTTGATCGGGCGCTTTGCGGTGAAGGGCAAGCGCCGACCTGTGGAAGTGCACGAGATCTTCGAGGCGGATGAGGAGACCTTCCGTGAAGGCAAGCGCGCGTCGCAACCGCGATTCCTTGCGGCAATTGCCTGTTACCAGAGTGGCGACGCCGCAGGCGCAGCCGAAGAGCTCCGCCACGTGGCGGAGGCCATACCCGATGACGGCCCCACGAACTTCTGGTTGTCTCGCCTCGACCAAGTCATCGCCAAGAGCCGCAGCCACGATGCGCTCGGTGTGATCGCGCTGGATCAGAAGTAG